One region of Sulfuriroseicoccus oceanibius genomic DNA includes:
- a CDS encoding Amuc_1098 family type IV pilus outer membrane protein, which produces MRFPAWISDSNWTSVRRAVRPVMRVAPAVACAALVAGSPHAAIAQDAASVEVDQRALRTAEARAFAEEGDYLMKQGDYAEASTRYREAVEFLPTAPITADLRKAMVSRYARAATLHAKQLTKEARYAEAKALLESVLSDGMAPNYGPAKSLQEKLSDGDAVNLADSPERQDKAASVLTLLKEAEFLELADDYDAAKGRYEDVLRLDKYNKAAQAGIERVEREKMNYAAVARTRTRAELVSEVDAGWETPKVEILARDGEISGRSFTPEEAAGRDAILKARRNLGKMVVDRVSFDEATVSDVLRFLTSKTRSLDPKGEGINFVLKDAMDAEGNMSNAGEKMISLDLRNVPVMEVVRYTARLAGLNYRIEPYAVVLSASDLDSDLLVVRSYRVRPDFISSAPTNAPADDDPFGNTNMGNTSVVVKRLSAKEFLERSGIPFDEGSTARFDAATSTLTMRNTAAAHQRLETLVEMSRTDVGRLVEIRVKMVEVNQTNLTELGFDWLLGGSDLGNGVVVTGGTGDIGEVPLTDPTTGGQLGENPVTASLRSGDTAITEASISSLVATGSPASLGAQGDRAPGVFGVSGVLTQPQFQMVMRGLNQKKGVDMLNAPHVVTRSGQVARVEVMREFIYPTEYDPPELPNAVRGDRDLGSFPVTPATPTAFDMKPLGTIMEVDPVVNKEGTLVELNVDLVMREFIGFVNYGSPITTPPIGGDLFAAPQVITENRILQPVFETRTEKTSVSVYDGQSLVIGGLLNSQVETVNDSVPFFGDIPVFGRFFKTRAEKTTKQALLIFVEVNVLDPSGRPLRDYAADSAVGAPGV; this is translated from the coding sequence ATGCGTTTTCCTGCTTGGATCTCAGACTCAAATTGGACCTCGGTCCGGCGCGCGGTGCGGCCGGTGATGAGGGTTGCGCCCGCAGTGGCCTGTGCTGCCTTGGTGGCGGGATCTCCACACGCCGCGATTGCCCAGGATGCGGCGTCAGTGGAAGTGGATCAACGCGCGTTGAGGACTGCTGAGGCGCGTGCGTTTGCTGAAGAGGGTGACTATTTGATGAAGCAGGGCGACTACGCCGAGGCTTCCACTCGTTATCGTGAGGCGGTTGAGTTTTTGCCAACTGCTCCGATCACGGCAGACCTGCGCAAAGCAATGGTGAGTCGCTATGCACGCGCTGCTACATTGCATGCCAAGCAACTGACCAAAGAGGCACGCTATGCTGAGGCGAAGGCGTTGCTTGAGTCTGTGTTGAGCGATGGGATGGCTCCGAACTACGGGCCGGCTAAAAGTTTGCAGGAGAAGCTCAGCGACGGCGACGCCGTGAACTTGGCGGATTCTCCTGAGCGGCAGGATAAAGCTGCCAGTGTGCTCACGCTGCTCAAGGAGGCTGAGTTCCTCGAATTGGCCGATGATTACGATGCTGCAAAAGGTCGCTACGAAGATGTGCTGCGCCTCGATAAGTACAACAAAGCGGCACAGGCAGGAATCGAACGCGTCGAGCGTGAGAAGATGAACTACGCTGCAGTTGCCCGGACGCGCACGCGTGCCGAACTGGTGAGTGAGGTGGATGCCGGATGGGAGACTCCGAAAGTGGAGATCCTTGCTCGTGACGGAGAGATCTCCGGCCGCAGCTTTACCCCTGAAGAAGCCGCAGGTCGCGATGCGATCCTCAAGGCGCGCCGCAATCTCGGCAAGATGGTGGTGGACCGTGTGTCCTTTGACGAGGCGACTGTTTCAGATGTTTTGCGCTTTTTGACGAGCAAGACCCGTTCACTCGATCCAAAGGGTGAGGGGATCAACTTCGTGCTCAAGGATGCGATGGATGCCGAGGGCAACATGAGCAACGCGGGCGAGAAGATGATCTCCCTCGACTTGCGTAATGTCCCGGTGATGGAAGTCGTGCGTTACACCGCGCGTCTGGCTGGACTCAATTACCGCATCGAGCCGTATGCCGTGGTTCTTTCGGCCTCCGATCTTGATAGCGATCTGCTCGTGGTTCGATCGTACCGCGTGCGTCCTGACTTTATCAGCAGCGCGCCGACAAATGCGCCTGCCGACGATGATCCATTTGGCAATACCAATATGGGGAACACGTCAGTGGTGGTGAAGCGCCTCAGCGCGAAGGAGTTCCTCGAGCGCTCCGGGATTCCTTTCGATGAGGGGTCTACCGCTCGTTTTGATGCGGCCACCAGTACGCTTACCATGCGTAACACGGCAGCGGCTCACCAGCGCCTTGAGACCTTGGTTGAGATGTCCCGCACCGACGTTGGACGCTTGGTGGAGATCCGCGTGAAGATGGTCGAGGTCAACCAGACCAACCTGACCGAACTCGGCTTCGACTGGCTTTTGGGTGGCTCCGATCTGGGTAATGGCGTGGTGGTAACCGGCGGCACGGGTGATATTGGTGAGGTGCCTCTCACCGACCCTACCACCGGTGGTCAGTTGGGTGAGAACCCTGTGACAGCATCGCTGCGCTCAGGCGATACCGCGATTACCGAGGCCTCCATCAGCAGCTTGGTAGCCACAGGTTCGCCGGCATCTCTCGGTGCGCAAGGTGACAGGGCTCCTGGTGTTTTTGGTGTGTCTGGTGTGTTGACCCAGCCGCAGTTCCAGATGGTGATGCGCGGATTGAACCAAAAGAAGGGCGTCGACATGCTCAACGCGCCCCATGTGGTGACCCGTAGTGGACAGGTGGCGCGCGTGGAGGTGATGCGTGAATTCATTTACCCAACCGAGTACGATCCGCCAGAGTTGCCGAACGCGGTGCGAGGCGATCGTGACCTTGGTTCATTCCCTGTTACGCCAGCCACCCCGACGGCCTTCGATATGAAGCCGCTTGGTACCATTATGGAGGTGGATCCGGTGGTGAACAAAGAGGGCACGCTGGTGGAGCTCAATGTGGATCTCGTGATGCGTGAGTTCATCGGTTTTGTGAACTATGGTTCGCCAATTACCACACCGCCGATTGGTGGTGATCTTTTTGCCGCGCCGCAGGTGATCACTGAGAACCGCATTCTCCAGCCTGTGTTTGAAACTCGTACTGAGAAGACCAGTGTCAGTGTCTATGACGGGCAGTCGTTGGTGATTGGCGGCTTGCTCAACAGCCAAGTTGAAACCGTGAACGACAGCGTGCCGTTCTTCGGAGATATTCCGGTGTTCGGGCGTTTCTTCAAGACGCGGGCTGAGAAGACTACCAAGCAGGCTTTGTTGATCTTCGTGGAAGTAAACGTACTTGATCCATCAGGCCGTCCATTGCGTGATTATGCTGCCGACTCGGCGGTTGGTGCGCCTGGTGTGTAA